The Enhydrobacter sp. sequence CGGTCCGGGAAGGCTTTAGGACCAGAAACCCTTGGTGGCCTCGTGGCGGGCCCGCCCGCGATCGATCCCGATGTCGCGCAGCAGGCGGTCATCGAGCTCGGCCAGTTGGCGTCGTGAGCGGTGGACCTCCGCCCGGGTCATCAGCCTCTCGACCCCGACGACGACCGCTCCGGCCAGCAGCGCCACGGCACGGCCGAACGTGAAGGAGGGGACATCCGCACGAGCGATTGCCCGCACGCTGGACAGGGTCGACATGGGTTAGCTCCGTTTGAGGCGGAAAAGCCACGACGGCTTCGTTACACCTCGTTTCTGCGCCCAATTTGCTGTACGATACGGCGATTCGCAAAGGATCATTGCTGGGGGGAGGCATAGAAAAACTATGAAGTTCGAGTCGCGATGAGCCGATCTCAACTTCCCTTGAATGCCCTGCGGGCCTTCGAGGCCGCGGCGCGGCACGCGAGCTTCACGCACGCGGCCGAGGAGCTCCATGTCACCCAGGCGGCCGTCAGCCATCAGGTGAAGGCGCTCGAGGAGCGGCTGGGCGTGGCCCTGTTCGTGCGCCGGCCGCGTGGGCTCGAGATCACGGGCGAAGGCCAGGCGCTGCTGCCCGATCTGCGCGACGCCTTCGACCGCATGACCAACGCGCTCGAACGGGTCGGCCGCAAGGCCAACTCGGGCACGCTCAACGTCAGCCTGGTGACGACCTTCGCGCTGGGCTGGCTGGCACCCCGGCTGCACCGCTTCCAGGCCAAGCATCCGGAGATCGAGGTGCGCATGACGACGGCGCTGCGCCGCGTCGACTTCGCGCGCGAGGACTTCGACTGTGCGATCCGCTTCGTCGTCCAGCCCGAACCGGATCTGCACGCCACGCGCCTGTTCAGCGACGTGCTCACGCCGCTTTGCGGCAAGCGCTACAAGGACAAGCTCAAGACGCTCGACGATCTGAAGCGCGTGCCCTTCATCGACATGACCCACGACCCGGAATGGGCGATCTGGCTCAGGGCGGTCGGCATGGGCGACTTCAAGCCCAAACGCGTGCTGACCTTCGATTCCACGCTGATCGCCGTCGAGGCGGCGATGGAGGGGGCGGGCGTCGCCGTCGGCCCGCCCCAGCTCTTCCGCGAGGAGCTGGCGGAGGGCCGGCTGTTCCAGCCTTTCCCGCAGATCGTCGACTCGGGAAAGGCCTGGTGGTTCGTCTGTCCGCCGTCCTCGGCCAACCGGCCCAAGACACGGGCGTTCGAGGAATGGCTGGTGGAGGAGCTCAGCGCGCCGCCGACGCGGTCCGTGCGACCGGCGCTTGCCGTGACGGGGCGTCGTTGACGGGGGTGCGGTGTGATCTTCGCTGCTTGCCGGCCGAAATGCGTTGCGCCAGCAGGGAATCCTGATCATTGGATGACGCCATGAGCATCGATATCCGCCGGCCATGGGCGCGCATGCAGACCGCAGAATCGGGCGACGCGGCGGGTTTCGTCACGCTCACCAATCGCGGCCCCGAGCCCGACCGCCTGGTTGCGGCCGCCACGCCGCTG is a genomic window containing:
- a CDS encoding DUF1127 domain-containing protein, producing MSTLSSVRAIARADVPSFTFGRAVALLAGAVVVGVERLMTRAEVHRSRRQLAELDDRLLRDIGIDRGRARHEATKGFWS
- the gcvA gene encoding transcriptional regulator GcvA; protein product: MSRSQLPLNALRAFEAAARHASFTHAAEELHVTQAAVSHQVKALEERLGVALFVRRPRGLEITGEGQALLPDLRDAFDRMTNALERVGRKANSGTLNVSLVTTFALGWLAPRLHRFQAKHPEIEVRMTTALRRVDFAREDFDCAIRFVVQPEPDLHATRLFSDVLTPLCGKRYKDKLKTLDDLKRVPFIDMTHDPEWAIWLRAVGMGDFKPKRVLTFDSTLIAVEAAMEGAGVAVGPPQLFREELAEGRLFQPFPQIVDSGKAWWFVCPPSSANRPKTRAFEEWLVEELSAPPTRSVRPALAVTGRR